In Brassica rapa cultivar Chiifu-401-42 chromosome A06, CAAS_Brap_v3.01, whole genome shotgun sequence, a single window of DNA contains:
- the LOC103871121 gene encoding fatty-acid-binding protein 3, chloroplastic isoform X2, which translates to MDGVVLTSVPSALSGVCPNRVNAGSRNHSPNQVSVLRTVNCVSSLSIHPPQNGNSFLRKRHCVGVVKSAASSVGNADEKVEEPATSVKFQRTVALPGCSTALSLLGTGFREKKFAIIGVKVYAAGLYVNESILTGLTAWKGKSADEIQRDSSLFSSIFQDQAEKSLEIVLVRDVDGKTFWDALDEAISPRIKSPTSDDKTALSTFQGIFQNRPLNKGSVILLTWINPSKMLVSVSSGGLPKDVDAEIESGSVTSALFDVFFGDSPVSPTLKSSVANQLAMVLK; encoded by the exons ATGGACGGAGTTGTTCTTACATCGGTTCCATCTGCACTTTCTGGTGTCTGTCCGAACAGAGTCAATGCTGGATCCAGAAACCATTCCCCGAATCAAGTTTCAGTGCTTCGAACTGTGAACTGCGTTTCATCTCTCTCAATTCACCCTCCTCAAAACGGCAATTCATTTCTCAGAAAGCGACATTGTGTTGGGGTGGTGAAATCAGCAGCTTCTTCAG TTGGAAATGCAGATGAGAAGGTGGAAGAACCGGCTACAAGTGTGAAGTTTCAGAGAACAGTGGCATTACCTGGCTGTTCTACCGCACTCTCCTTGCTCGGCACTG GGTTTAGGGAGAAGAAGTTTGCTATCATCGGTGTCAAAGTCTATGCTGCTGGTTTATACGTGAATGAATCTATCTTGACCGGGTTAACCGCTTGGAAAGGGAAGTCTGCTGATGAGATTCAGAGAGATTCATCACTCTTTAGTTCAATCTTTCAAG ATCAAGCAGAGAAGTCATTGGAGATTGTTCTTGTGAGAGACGTTGATGGCAAAACCTTCTGGGATGCATTGGACGAAGCCATTTCGCCTAGAATCAAATCTCCTACATCTGATGATAAAACCGCTCTCTCTACGTTCCAAGGGATCTTCCAAAACAGACCTCTCAACAAAGGAAGTGTCATTCTCTTGACTTGGATCAATCCTTCTAAAATGCTC GTTTCTGTTTCGTCTGGAGGGTTGCCAAAGGATGTGGATGCGGAGATCGAGTCAGGTAGTGTTACATCTGCTTTGTTTGATGTGTTCTTTGGGGACTCTCCAGTTTCTCCTACATTGAAATCCTCAGTGGCTAACCAATTAGCTATGGTCCTCAAGTAA
- the LOC103871121 gene encoding fatty-acid-binding protein 3, chloroplastic isoform X1 codes for MDGVVLTSVPSALSGVCPNRVNAGSRNHSPNQVSVLRTVNCVSSLSIHPPQNGNSFLRKRHCVGVVKSAASSGKVGNADEKVEEPATSVKFQRTVALPGCSTALSLLGTGFREKKFAIIGVKVYAAGLYVNESILTGLTAWKGKSADEIQRDSSLFSSIFQDQAEKSLEIVLVRDVDGKTFWDALDEAISPRIKSPTSDDKTALSTFQGIFQNRPLNKGSVILLTWINPSKMLVSVSSGGLPKDVDAEIESGSVTSALFDVFFGDSPVSPTLKSSVANQLAMVLK; via the exons ATGGACGGAGTTGTTCTTACATCGGTTCCATCTGCACTTTCTGGTGTCTGTCCGAACAGAGTCAATGCTGGATCCAGAAACCATTCCCCGAATCAAGTTTCAGTGCTTCGAACTGTGAACTGCGTTTCATCTCTCTCAATTCACCCTCCTCAAAACGGCAATTCATTTCTCAGAAAGCGACATTGTGTTGGGGTGGTGAAATCAGCAGCTTCTTCAGGTAAAG TTGGAAATGCAGATGAGAAGGTGGAAGAACCGGCTACAAGTGTGAAGTTTCAGAGAACAGTGGCATTACCTGGCTGTTCTACCGCACTCTCCTTGCTCGGCACTG GGTTTAGGGAGAAGAAGTTTGCTATCATCGGTGTCAAAGTCTATGCTGCTGGTTTATACGTGAATGAATCTATCTTGACCGGGTTAACCGCTTGGAAAGGGAAGTCTGCTGATGAGATTCAGAGAGATTCATCACTCTTTAGTTCAATCTTTCAAG ATCAAGCAGAGAAGTCATTGGAGATTGTTCTTGTGAGAGACGTTGATGGCAAAACCTTCTGGGATGCATTGGACGAAGCCATTTCGCCTAGAATCAAATCTCCTACATCTGATGATAAAACCGCTCTCTCTACGTTCCAAGGGATCTTCCAAAACAGACCTCTCAACAAAGGAAGTGTCATTCTCTTGACTTGGATCAATCCTTCTAAAATGCTC GTTTCTGTTTCGTCTGGAGGGTTGCCAAAGGATGTGGATGCGGAGATCGAGTCAGGTAGTGTTACATCTGCTTTGTTTGATGTGTTCTTTGGGGACTCTCCAGTTTCTCCTACATTGAAATCCTCAGTGGCTAACCAATTAGCTATGGTCCTCAAGTAA